One region of Myxosarcina sp. GI1 genomic DNA includes:
- a CDS encoding phosphate ABC transporter substrate-binding protein — MTEKFLSLLAFSLFVGLGLTACSQNSASLESQKLTLTGSSTVAPLASEIAKKFEAEHPEVRIDVQTGGSSRGLADAVQGLADIGMVSRSLEENETERYQSYAIALDGIGIILESSNPVSSLSNKQVVDIYTGKIDNWQEVGGNNAPITVVNKAEGRSTLELFLEYFELENSQIQADVIIGDNQQGIKTVAGNKNAIGYVSIGAAEIDIDAGVPLKLLSVGGIDASTATVRDGSFPLSRPLNLVTTETPSGLTEKFIEFAQSEKVHNLVEAQNFVPISSDQLVKTL; from the coding sequence ATGACCGAAAAGTTTTTGAGTTTATTAGCTTTTAGTTTGTTTGTAGGATTGGGACTGACGGCTTGTAGCCAAAATTCTGCTAGTTTGGAATCTCAGAAATTGACTCTAACTGGTTCGAGTACGGTTGCCCCTTTAGCGAGTGAAATTGCCAAAAAATTTGAGGCAGAACATCCAGAAGTACGAATTGATGTACAAACAGGGGGATCTTCTCGTGGTTTGGCTGATGCAGTCCAAGGGTTAGCCGATATTGGTATGGTTTCGCGAAGTTTAGAAGAGAATGAAACCGAGCGATATCAAAGCTATGCGATCGCGCTTGATGGCATTGGCATTATTTTAGAAAGCAGCAACCCCGTTTCTAGCCTTAGTAACAAACAGGTAGTAGATATATATACGGGTAAAATTGATAATTGGCAAGAAGTAGGTGGAAATAATGCGCCTATTACCGTCGTTAACAAAGCAGAAGGTCGTTCGACATTAGAGCTATTTTTGGAATACTTTGAGTTAGAAAATTCTCAAATTCAAGCTGATGTCATTATTGGGGACAATCAACAGGGGATTAAAACCGTTGCAGGGAATAAAAATGCGATCGGTTATGTTTCCATTGGGGCAGCAGAAATAGATATTGACGCGGGTGTTCCTTTAAAATTGTTATCGGTAGGAGGAATAGATGCTAGTACCGCAACCGTTCGCGATGGCTCGTTTCCTCTATCACGCCCATTAAACTTGGTAACAACAGAAACACCTTCTGGCTTGACTGAAAAATTTATCGAATTTGCCCAATCGGAGAAAGTTCATAACCTTGTCGAAGCTCAAAATTTTGTCCCCATCTCTTCTGACCAATTGGTTAAGACACTATAA
- a CDS encoding glycosyltransferase family 1 protein translates to MRIALFTETFLPKVDGIVTRLRHTIEHLERNGDRVLVVAPEGGITEYKGAKVYGVPGLPLPLYPELKLALPPIGTKNELEAFQPDLIHVVNPAVLGLGGIYYAKTMNIPLVASYHTHLPQYLQHYGLGALEGILWELLKAAHNQARLNLCTSTAMVEELSERGIERVDLWQRGVDTEMFQPHLASVQMRSRLSQGYPDSPLLLYVGRVSAEKQIDEIKPILEAIPEARLAIVGDGPYREALQAKFADTNTHFVGYLQGLELASAYASADAFIFPSRTETLGLVLLEAMAAGCPVVAANSGGIPDIVTDGVNGYLFEPDDPQGAIKATKALLEATDIREQLRQNARSEAERWGWAAATRHLQNYYRHVVNTELLFPAA, encoded by the coding sequence ATGCGTATTGCCTTATTTACAGAAACTTTCTTACCAAAAGTTGATGGTATTGTTACTCGCTTGCGCCACACAATCGAACATCTCGAACGTAACGGCGATCGCGTTTTAGTAGTAGCTCCCGAAGGAGGTATAACTGAATACAAAGGGGCAAAAGTATACGGAGTGCCAGGTTTACCCTTGCCACTGTACCCAGAATTAAAATTAGCTCTGCCTCCTATCGGTACGAAAAATGAGCTAGAAGCTTTTCAACCAGATTTGATTCATGTGGTCAATCCCGCCGTCTTGGGTTTGGGAGGAATTTACTATGCCAAAACCATGAATATTCCGCTGGTTGCTTCCTATCACACCCATCTACCACAATATTTACAACATTACGGCTTGGGAGCTTTAGAAGGAATACTCTGGGAATTGCTTAAAGCCGCTCACAATCAGGCTCGGTTAAACTTGTGTACTTCTACAGCAATGGTAGAAGAACTAAGCGAGCGCGGTATCGAACGGGTAGATCTCTGGCAGCGAGGGGTAGATACAGAAATGTTTCAGCCCCATTTAGCCTCTGTACAGATGCGATCGCGTCTATCTCAAGGTTATCCAGACAGTCCTTTATTACTTTATGTGGGTAGAGTCTCGGCAGAAAAACAAATAGATGAAATTAAACCGATCTTAGAAGCCATTCCCGAAGCGCGTCTGGCAATTGTCGGCGATGGTCCTTACCGAGAGGCATTACAAGCAAAGTTTGCCGATACCAATACGCATTTTGTCGGCTATTTACAAGGTTTAGAACTTGCCTCTGCTTATGCTTCTGCCGATGCTTTTATCTTTCCTTCCCGTACCGAAACTTTAGGGTTGGTTTTATTAGAAGCTATGGCTGCGGGGTGTCCCGTAGTGGCGGCAAATTCTGGCGGTATTCCCGATATTGTTACCGATGGAGTTAACGGTTATCTATTTGAACCAGACGATCCTCAAGGTGCCATTAAAGCCACTAAAGCTTTGCTAGAAGCTACAGACATTAGAGAACAACTGAGGCAAAATGCTCGTAGCGAAGCAGAACGTTGGGGCTGGGCAGCAGCTACTCGCCATCTACAAAATTATTATCGTCATGTAGTAAATACTGAATTGTTATTTCCTGCGGCTTAA
- a CDS encoding SDR family oxidoreductase, translating to MLDFKNKTIIITGASRGIGKVLAVKLARRGANLVLAARDREALETTASECIKVGAKAIVVFTDVTSKEGCEKLIADSVAAFGTIACLINNAGISMWARFEEIQDLSMFEKLMQVNYLGAVYCTYYALPYLKESRGLLVAVSSLTGKTGVPTRSGYAASKHALQGFFDSLRIELKDTGVDVLVVSPGFVATDIRDRIIGSKGKPVRATLNKERHSMSPELCADLIIEAMSQRRRELVMTFKAKLGLWLKLLAPNLVDKIAARAVSSQNN from the coding sequence ATGCTAGATTTTAAAAATAAAACTATTATCATTACAGGAGCTTCTAGGGGAATTGGCAAAGTTTTAGCAGTAAAGCTAGCAAGGCGGGGTGCAAATCTGGTTTTAGCAGCACGCGATCGCGAGGCTTTAGAAACTACTGCAAGTGAATGTATCAAAGTCGGAGCTAAGGCAATTGTCGTCTTTACCGATGTAACTAGTAAAGAAGGTTGTGAAAAACTGATAGCAGATAGTGTGGCGGCTTTTGGCACGATCGCCTGTTTGATAAATAATGCAGGGATATCTATGTGGGCGCGGTTCGAGGAAATACAAGATCTCTCGATGTTTGAAAAGCTAATGCAGGTTAACTATCTAGGTGCGGTCTACTGTACTTACTATGCTTTACCCTACCTCAAAGAATCTCGCGGTTTACTGGTGGCTGTGTCTTCTCTGACTGGCAAAACTGGCGTTCCTACTCGCAGCGGTTATGCAGCTAGCAAACATGCCCTACAGGGCTTCTTTGATTCGCTACGCATCGAGTTAAAAGATACGGGGGTAGATGTTTTAGTTGTTTCTCCTGGTTTTGTAGCTACAGATATACGCGATCGCATCATCGGCTCGAAAGGAAAACCCGTTCGAGCTACTCTAAATAAAGAACGGCACTCTATGTCTCCAGAGTTATGTGCGGATTTAATAATTGAAGCCATGAGCCAACGCCGACGCGAACTAGTAATGACTTTTAAAGCAAAGTTAGGTTTATGGTTGAAGTTGTTAGCTCCCAATTTAGTAGACAAAATTGCGGCTCGTGCTGTTAGTTCCCAAAACAATTGA
- a CDS encoding 8-oxoguanine deaminase, which produces MTTLLIKNIHTLVTMDEARREIRHGALLVRDNVIEQVGTTAELPDTADEIIDLQDKHIVLPGLVNTHHHFFQTLTRVTPAGQNGDLFQWLTAHYSLWHKLTAAGMYYSSQMAAAELILSGCTTASDHHYLFPNDCVLDEQIRAVAEIGLRFHSSRGSMSVGESQGGLPPDFLVENETDILKDSQRLIEQYHDNSRYSMLRIVLAPCSPFSVSQDLMKESAAMARSYPGVRLHTHLAETKGDVEYSLSKFNLIPGDYAESVGWLGDDVWHAHCVKLSDRAIVQFGQTGTGVAHCPCSNMRLASGIAPIRKMLNAKVPVGLGVDGAASNDATNLLHEARTAFLLARVRDESAAVMTARDALEIATRGGAKVLGRDDIGYLAPGMAADFIAINLDRPGFVGTQQDPVAALIYCQTDYVDYSFINGKKVVDRGKLTTVELAALQEKANDMARELVMK; this is translated from the coding sequence ATGACTACTCTACTAATTAAAAATATTCATACCCTAGTAACTATGGACGAAGCACGGCGCGAGATTCGTCATGGTGCGCTGTTGGTTAGAGACAATGTTATCGAGCAAGTGGGAACGACAGCGGAATTACCAGATACTGCCGATGAAATTATAGATTTACAAGATAAACATATAGTCTTGCCTGGTTTAGTAAATACCCATCATCATTTTTTCCAAACCCTAACCCGCGTTACCCCCGCAGGGCAAAATGGCGATTTGTTTCAATGGCTGACGGCACATTATTCCCTGTGGCATAAATTAACCGCAGCAGGGATGTATTATAGTTCGCAGATGGCAGCCGCAGAGTTAATTTTATCTGGCTGCACCACCGCTAGCGACCATCATTATTTATTTCCCAATGACTGCGTCCTCGACGAACAAATTCGCGCTGTAGCAGAAATTGGTCTGCGGTTTCATTCCAGTCGTGGCAGTATGAGCGTGGGGGAAAGTCAGGGAGGGTTGCCACCAGATTTCTTAGTAGAGAACGAAACCGATATTCTCAAAGATTCACAGCGGCTTATCGAGCAATATCACGATAATTCGCGCTATTCGATGCTGAGAATTGTCCTCGCTCCCTGTTCGCCTTTTTCTGTATCTCAAGATTTAATGAAAGAGTCGGCAGCAATGGCGAGGAGTTATCCAGGAGTAAGACTGCATACCCATTTGGCAGAAACTAAAGGAGACGTAGAGTATAGCCTGTCAAAGTTTAATTTAATCCCTGGAGACTATGCCGAGTCGGTAGGCTGGTTGGGAGACGATGTTTGGCACGCTCACTGTGTTAAGTTGAGCGATCGCGCGATCGTTCAATTCGGACAAACTGGTACTGGTGTGGCACACTGTCCCTGTAGCAATATGCGTTTGGCAAGCGGTATCGCGCCAATTCGTAAAATGTTAAATGCCAAAGTTCCAGTCGGTTTGGGTGTAGATGGAGCGGCTTCAAACGATGCTACAAATTTACTGCACGAAGCCCGTACTGCTTTTTTACTCGCTCGCGTTCGAGACGAGTCGGCAGCAGTCATGACCGCTCGCGATGCCTTAGAAATTGCCACCAGAGGCGGAGCGAAAGTTTTAGGCAGAGATGATATTGGCTATCTCGCTCCAGGTATGGCAGCCGATTTTATCGCTATTAATTTAGATCGCCCTGGTTTTGTAGGTACCCAACAAGATCCAGTAGCGGCTTTAATTTACTGTCAAACCGACTATGTAGACTACAGTTTTATTAACGGTAAAAAAGTAGTAGATCGAGGTAAATTAACTACTGTAGAATTAGCAGCTTTACAAGAAAAAGCTAATGATATGGCAAGGGAATTAGTTATGAAATAA
- a CDS encoding phosphate ABC transporter ATP-binding protein, whose protein sequence is MTKSIKNFSHHKIADIQPVMQIQQLSLRYEHRLAFQDITLSIPQNSIVAIVGPSGCGKSSFLNCLNRLSDLIPDCTVSGRIQLGTLDILNPKVNTTALRRRIGTIFQKPNPFPMSIEKNITFPLKEHGVRDKQERDRVVKRVLQDVGLWSEVKDRLRDSALNLSGGQKQRLCIARTLALQPEILLMDEPCSALDPIASGIVEDLIVLLRQKYNYTIVIVTHNLAQAKRIADYAALFWIDNGCGRLIEFAPAEQFFNAPNCELTKAYINGAKG, encoded by the coding sequence ATGACTAAATCGATTAAGAATTTTTCTCATCATAAAATAGCTGATATTCAGCCTGTGATGCAAATTCAACAATTAAGCTTACGCTATGAGCATAGGCTGGCTTTCCAAGACATTACCCTCTCTATTCCTCAAAATTCAATCGTTGCCATAGTCGGACCTTCGGGTTGTGGTAAAAGTAGCTTTCTTAACTGTCTTAACCGTCTCAGCGATCTAATTCCCGACTGTACCGTTTCTGGTCGTATTCAACTAGGAACGCTTGATATACTTAACCCTAAAGTTAACACTACTGCCTTGCGTCGGCGCATCGGCACGATCTTTCAAAAACCCAATCCTTTCCCCATGTCGATCGAGAAAAATATTACTTTCCCACTTAAAGAACATGGTGTCAGGGATAAGCAAGAGCGCGATCGCGTAGTAAAAAGAGTTTTACAAGATGTAGGCTTGTGGTCGGAAGTTAAAGACCGTTTGCGAGATAGTGCTTTAAATCTTTCAGGAGGTCAGAAACAAAGACTGTGTATCGCTCGCACCCTAGCATTACAACCCGAAATTCTTTTGATGGATGAGCCTTGCAGTGCCTTAGACCCTATAGCTAGTGGTATTGTTGAAGATTTAATCGTTCTTCTGCGTCAAAAATATAATTACACGATCGTTATCGTGACTCATAACTTAGCTCAAGCAAAACGCATTGCTGACTATGCAGCTTTGTTTTGGATCGATAATGGCTGCGGTAGACTCATCGAGTTTGCTCCTGCAGAACAGTTTTTTAATGCTCCCAATTGCGAACTGACGAAGGCTTATATTAATGGTGCTAAAGGGTAA
- a CDS encoding integrin alpha, producing MVSPLLDLTELDGENGFAIVGLSDFGNLGEAVSNAGDVNGDGFDDLIIGAPEAGTALSSYNPDSYGSYQGEAYIVFGNANGFNATLNLNNLNGSNGFVVRGLENLDNLSEAVSNAGDINGDGLDDLIIGAPFAGETVSTSEGYSYNDNRGQVYVIFGNTSGFAPEFDLNSLDGSNGLSLKGLDSSDNLGAAVSSAGDINGDGFDDFAVGAPNAKFGDGYSSEGEVYIIFGNSNGLTANFDLNSLDGNNGFIVPGINSYGNLGEAISNAGDINGDGFDDLIIGASYAGEAITSPYGYKYSSSRGEAYVIFGSSNGFAPEFDLNNLDGSNGFVVRGLNSYDNLGRAVSSAGDVNGDGIDDIIIGAPNVNVGGAYSSEGEAYVIFGGSNGFAPEFDLNSLDGSNGFSVIGLGSYDNLGTAVSSAGDVDGDGFDDIIVGAPDADVSDAYSNEGEAYIVFGKEEGFTASVDLADINSDRGAAIQGVDDSDSLGTGVSNAGDINGDGLNDLIVGAPAASDDNRGTAYVVFGFQPLELLGTAADDTLLGSSGSDSIFGLGGNDSLEGFGGNDELLGGLGKDS from the coding sequence ATGGTTAGTCCTTTATTAGATTTAACTGAATTGGATGGTGAAAATGGCTTTGCGATCGTTGGCTTGAGCGATTTTGGTAATTTGGGCGAAGCGGTAAGTAATGCAGGAGATGTTAATGGCGATGGTTTTGACGATTTAATTATAGGTGCGCCCGAAGCAGGAACGGCATTGTCTAGTTACAACCCTGATAGCTATGGTAGCTATCAGGGTGAAGCATATATTGTTTTTGGTAATGCTAATGGCTTTAATGCCACGCTAAATTTAAATAATCTCAATGGCAGCAACGGTTTTGTCGTTCGTGGTTTAGAAAATCTAGATAATTTGAGTGAAGCGGTAAGTAATGCAGGAGACATTAATGGCGATGGTTTGGATGACCTAATTATAGGCGCGCCTTTTGCAGGAGAAACAGTTTCTACTTCTGAGGGTTATAGCTATAACGATAATCGTGGTCAAGTCTACGTTATTTTTGGCAATACTAGTGGTTTCGCGCCTGAGTTCGATCTTAATAGTCTCGATGGCAGTAATGGTTTGAGCCTTAAAGGTTTGGATAGTTCCGATAATTTAGGTGCCGCCGTAAGTAGTGCTGGCGATATTAATGGCGATGGTTTTGATGATTTTGCTGTAGGTGCCCCTAATGCCAAATTTGGTGATGGCTACAGTAGTGAAGGGGAAGTATACATTATTTTTGGCAATTCTAATGGTTTGACCGCCAATTTCGATCTTAATAGCCTCGATGGGAATAATGGTTTTATAGTTCCAGGTATAAACAGTTACGGCAATTTGGGTGAAGCTATTAGTAATGCAGGAGACATCAATGGCGATGGTTTTGACGACCTGATTATTGGGGCATCTTATGCTGGAGAAGCAATTACCAGCCCCTATGGCTACAAGTATAGTAGTAGTCGTGGAGAAGCCTACGTTATCTTCGGCAGTAGTAATGGTTTTGCGCCTGAATTCGATCTCAATAATCTTGATGGCAGTAATGGTTTTGTCGTTCGCGGTTTAAATAGTTACGATAATTTGGGTAGGGCAGTTAGTAGTGCTGGAGATGTTAACGGTGATGGTATTGATGACATAATTATTGGTGCGCCTAATGTCAATGTTGGTGGTGCCTACAGTAGTGAAGGAGAAGCCTACGTTATCTTTGGCGGTAGTAATGGTTTTGCGCCCGAATTCGATCTCAATAGTCTCGATGGCAGTAATGGATTTAGTGTCATAGGTTTGGGTAGTTACGATAATTTGGGTACGGCAGTCAGTAGTGCAGGAGATGTTGATGGTGATGGTTTTGACGACATTATTGTAGGCGCACCCGATGCCGATGTTAGTGATGCCTATAGTAATGAAGGAGAAGCTTATATTGTTTTTGGTAAGGAGGAAGGCTTTACTGCCAGTGTTGACCTAGCCGATATAAATAGCGATCGAGGTGCTGCCATCCAGGGCGTAGATGATTCAGATAGTTTGGGTACGGGAGTGAGTAATGCAGGCGATATTAACGGCGATGGTTTAAATGACCTAATTGTAGGCGCGCCTGCTGCTAGTGATGATAATCGAGGAACTGCCTATGTTGTCTTTGGGTTTCAGCCTCTAGAACTTTTAGGTACCGCAGCAGACGATACTCTCTTGGGCAGTAGCGGCAGTGACTCAATTTTTGGCTTGGGTGGAAATGACAGTTTGGAAGGATTTGGCGGTAATGACGAACTTCTCGGCGGTTTGGGTAAAGATTCGA
- a CDS encoding iron uptake porin, producing MKSFTESRVETEDNTSATIAEIEFLAEDLDTSEDFALEPQPEVPNGMSQVTNVNQLRDVAPTDWAYEALRSLVDRYGCIAGYPNQTFRGSQAITRYEFAAGLNSCLNQIERLIASSSAVSREDLDTINRLSEEFAAELAAIGGRVDNLEGRVAVLEDNRFSTTTKLTGNIFFNITGATAEDDVLAETNDLNTPLTIRRGARGADGEPIVSDITSDPEITFSYYSWINFNTSFTGEDILVTQLVAGNANSPANTFISAGLYNTFGVPFTDQTGAPEASSVAVRELFYDFPIGEKLRVVVGPRINWYRYFDNNAYTLFLNGASSYNSSGGTLVNAIDRGSGAVVTYDFNDFLTFKVGYLGENTEFLPSEFYNTSSDPNKGFFSATQTITAEIDLEIADKANIRLLYTRSTLDNNQPILDAAGNITGFGVGGATGEPIYGVADDGFGGTIGDAPADTFAVSFDWTILDWLGVFGRYSYGSTSIFPRNPALDDGEVNAQAFQAGIAFPDLIKEGGLGTFSFVIPFDVIDGEEFLVSGAGDGGTQYEFEVTLHYPINDNIAIVPAFYLVANPNNFEDNPNIYVGNVRLQFGF from the coding sequence GTGAAAAGTTTTACCGAAAGTAGAGTTGAGACTGAAGATAACACATCTGCTACCATAGCTGAAATTGAGTTTTTAGCTGAAGATCTAGATACTTCAGAAGATTTTGCCTTGGAACCACAGCCAGAAGTTCCTAATGGGATGTCACAGGTAACTAATGTCAACCAGTTACGAGATGTCGCTCCAACTGACTGGGCTTACGAAGCTTTGAGAAGCTTAGTCGATCGCTATGGTTGCATTGCTGGTTATCCCAACCAAACATTTCGCGGTAGTCAAGCTATAACCCGTTACGAATTCGCCGCAGGCTTAAATTCTTGCTTAAACCAAATAGAGCGGTTAATTGCTTCCTCCAGTGCTGTTTCTAGAGAAGATTTAGACACCATCAATCGCCTGAGCGAGGAATTTGCTGCCGAACTAGCAGCCATAGGAGGCAGAGTCGATAATCTTGAAGGTAGAGTTGCTGTTTTAGAAGACAACCGATTTTCTACTACTACCAAACTTACAGGAAATATCTTTTTTAATATTACAGGTGCTACGGCTGAAGATGATGTTCTCGCCGAAACGAATGATTTGAATACCCCTCTAACCATCAGACGTGGTGCGAGGGGAGCAGATGGCGAACCTATAGTTAGTGATATTACTAGCGATCCAGAAATTACCTTTAGCTATTATTCCTGGATTAACTTTAATACTTCTTTTACAGGAGAAGATATTTTAGTTACTCAATTGGTAGCAGGTAATGCTAATTCTCCTGCCAATACCTTTATTTCCGCAGGACTTTATAATACCTTTGGCGTTCCCTTTACCGACCAGACTGGCGCGCCAGAAGCCAGCAGCGTCGCTGTTCGCGAGCTATTTTATGACTTTCCCATTGGCGAAAAATTGCGGGTAGTAGTGGGACCTAGAATCAACTGGTATCGCTATTTTGATAACAATGCCTATACCCTTTTTCTCAATGGAGCCAGTAGCTATAACTCTAGCGGTGGAACTTTAGTTAATGCAATCGATCGCGGTTCGGGAGCGGTAGTAACTTACGACTTTAATGATTTTCTAACTTTCAAAGTTGGTTATTTAGGAGAGAATACGGAATTTTTACCTTCCGAGTTTTATAATACTTCGTCCGATCCTAATAAAGGTTTTTTTAGTGCCACACAAACTATTACCGCCGAAATAGATTTAGAGATTGCCGATAAAGCTAATATTCGTCTGCTCTACACGCGATCGACTTTAGATAACAATCAACCAATACTTGATGCTGCTGGAAACATTACTGGCTTTGGTGTCGGTGGTGCTACGGGCGAACCGATTTATGGTGTTGCCGACGATGGCTTTGGCGGTACCATTGGCGATGCACCTGCCGATACTTTTGCAGTTAGCTTTGATTGGACAATTTTGGATTGGCTCGGCGTTTTTGGACGCTACAGCTATGGTAGTACCAGCATTTTTCCCAGAAATCCAGCTTTAGATGATGGCGAAGTTAACGCTCAAGCTTTCCAAGCAGGAATAGCGTTTCCCGACTTAATTAAGGAAGGGGGTTTGGGAACTTTTTCTTTTGTCATTCCCTTTGATGTCATAGACGGCGAAGAGTTTTTGGTTTCTGGTGCGGGAGATGGCGGCACTCAATATGAGTTTGAAGTAACTTTGCACTATCCTATTAACGATAACATTGCCATAGTTCCAGCTTTTTATTTAGTCGCCAATCCCAATAACTTTGAAGACAATCCTAATATTTATGTGGGTAACGTGAGATTGCAGTTTGGATTTTAG
- a CDS encoding DUF423 domain-containing protein, giving the protein MTRIFLAIASVYGGLSVVFGAFASHALKNKLSDRALEIWETGTKYQMYHALALLMVALLLSRAASLPTALAISGWAFIVGTVIFSGSLYALALSDVKFLGAITPIGGVALIAGWISLFVAAWEL; this is encoded by the coding sequence ATGACACGAATTTTTTTAGCGATCGCCTCTGTTTATGGCGGATTGTCAGTAGTTTTTGGTGCGTTTGCCAGTCATGCCCTGAAAAATAAATTGAGCGATCGCGCTTTAGAAATTTGGGAAACTGGCACTAAATATCAAATGTATCATGCTCTAGCTTTACTGATGGTAGCTTTGCTGCTGAGTCGCGCCGCTTCATTACCTACTGCCTTAGCAATTTCAGGTTGGGCTTTTATAGTCGGTACAGTTATTTTTTCTGGTAGTTTGTATGCTCTGGCATTAAGTGATGTCAAGTTTTTGGGGGCAATTACGCCTATTGGTGGTGTAGCTTTAATTGCAGGTTGGATTAGTTTGTTCGTTGCCGCCTGGGAACTATAG
- the pstA gene encoding phosphate ABC transporter permease PstA, with the protein MISQKQQGIDRIVSFLFWVVPLSVTAIFIWILGDIVRGGIGRLNWAFLTTAPLDTGRQGGIAPILVSTLLILAVCLAVSLPIGIGTAILLAEFTSERNWFGRLVRRSLDVLAGVPSIVFGLFGNAFFSQTLGLGFSILSGGLTLACMVLPILIRASEVGLRAVPNEYRLSSAALGISRTSTIWHLLLPAAIPGLLVGLVLGIGRAIAETAALIFTSGYVDRMPTSLLDSGRSLSIHIFDLSMNVTGGDANAYGSALVLILILLLINAIAAWLANRYNHSYD; encoded by the coding sequence ATGATTTCTCAAAAACAGCAAGGTATAGATAGAATAGTCAGTTTTTTATTCTGGGTAGTGCCGTTATCAGTTACCGCTATCTTTATTTGGATTTTGGGAGATATCGTGCGAGGTGGCATCGGGCGACTTAATTGGGCTTTTTTGACTACCGCTCCCTTAGATACGGGAAGACAAGGGGGCATTGCTCCAATTTTGGTTTCTACCCTGCTAATTTTGGCGGTTTGTTTGGCTGTATCTTTACCCATTGGTATTGGCACGGCAATTTTGCTGGCAGAATTTACCTCAGAACGAAACTGGTTTGGCAGATTGGTTCGTCGTAGTTTAGATGTCTTGGCAGGAGTACCTTCAATTGTCTTTGGTTTGTTCGGCAATGCCTTTTTTTCCCAAACCTTGGGGTTGGGTTTTTCGATTTTATCTGGGGGCTTGACTTTAGCCTGTATGGTGTTACCAATTTTAATTCGTGCTTCTGAAGTAGGCTTGAGAGCAGTTCCTAATGAGTATCGTTTGAGTTCTGCTGCTTTGGGTATATCTCGTACCAGCACTATATGGCATTTACTATTACCCGCAGCTATTCCAGGACTATTAGTCGGTTTGGTTTTGGGAATTGGTAGGGCGATCGCCGAAACCGCTGCTTTGATTTTTACCAGTGGTTATGTAGATCGTATGCCCACATCTTTGTTAGATTCTGGTCGTAGCCTATCGATTCACATTTTCGATCTGTCGATGAACGTTACGGGAGGAGATGCGAATGCTTATGGTTCGGCTTTAGTTTTAATTTTAATTTTGTTGCTAATTAATGCGATCGCTGCTTGGTTAGCAAATAGATACAATCATAGTTATGACTAA
- a CDS encoding ADYC domain-containing protein, whose translation MYYHEACTRMTRAGYCGNGISHTKRRQVN comes from the coding sequence CTGTACTATCATGAAGCCTGTACGCGTATGACACGGGCTGGTTATTGCGGTAACGGTATTAGTCATACTAAAAGACGGCAGGTTAACTGA
- the pstC gene encoding phosphate ABC transporter permease subunit PstC: MSPSLLTNWLRHYKDLFLVGLLKILAAIAGAIIVLILSFLLKEALPALQEVGIKAFFTDKTWNPNEKSYNLVPMIWGTAFTTTGAVLLATPLGIISALFCQYYAPKAIASSYRRLIELLAGIPSVVYGFWGLVVLVPLITRLHPPGTSLLAGIAILTLMILPTIALVADATFAEVPQEYLLGAAAMGLSSWGIIWQILLPVSKAGLLTGVILEVGRAIGETMAVLMVCGNVVQIPDSIFDPVRTLTANIALEMAYALDNHRSALFVSGLLLLSVIIFLAIAIELVERKV, translated from the coding sequence TTGTCCCCATCTCTTCTGACCAATTGGTTAAGACACTATAAAGATTTATTTTTAGTTGGGCTACTTAAAATCTTAGCCGCGATCGCTGGTGCAATTATAGTATTGATTTTAAGTTTTCTCTTGAAGGAAGCTTTACCCGCACTGCAAGAAGTAGGAATTAAGGCTTTCTTTACCGATAAAACCTGGAATCCTAACGAAAAATCTTACAATTTAGTGCCGATGATTTGGGGAACGGCTTTTACTACTACTGGTGCGGTTTTACTAGCCACTCCCCTGGGTATTATTTCTGCGCTGTTTTGTCAGTATTACGCACCTAAAGCGATTGCCAGTAGCTATCGTCGTTTAATCGAACTATTAGCGGGTATCCCTTCGGTAGTCTATGGCTTTTGGGGATTGGTGGTGTTAGTACCGCTAATCACTCGGCTTCATCCTCCAGGGACGAGTTTGTTAGCGGGAATTGCTATTCTAACTTTAATGATTTTGCCGACTATTGCTTTGGTTGCTGATGCCACCTTTGCAGAAGTACCTCAAGAATATTTACTAGGTGCAGCAGCAATGGGTTTATCAAGCTGGGGAATAATTTGGCAAATTTTGTTACCTGTTTCCAAAGCGGGACTTCTTACAGGAGTAATTTTGGAAGTAGGTAGAGCAATTGGCGAGACTATGGCAGTTTTGATGGTATGTGGCAATGTAGTACAAATCCCTGATAGTATTTTTGACCCCGTTCGGACTCTAACGGCTAATATTGCTCTGGAAATGGCTTACGCTTTAGATAACCATCGTTCTGCTTTATTTGTCAGTGGTTTATTGCTGTTGAGCGTAATTATTTTTCTGGCGATCGCCATAGAGTTAGTTGAGAGAAAGGTGTGA